Proteins co-encoded in one Hirundo rustica isolate bHirRus1 chromosome 18, bHirRus1.pri.v3, whole genome shotgun sequence genomic window:
- the SLC16A6 gene encoding monocarboxylate transporter 7 isoform X2 has protein sequence MTTGKADLTCSCIGVFPPSFTCCYGNFWHLFTGLGYCLSFLPTVTILSQYFDKRRSLVTAVASTGECFAVFSFAPAITALKEQIGWRYSMLSVGVLQLGITACGSLLRPIVVREQQEVKAQPPEESTETKYMLENEQTCTSIESIDSGVDITTSPSNVPGKTKAEPKSEEPKQHGQNPVENSSTPPEPKTKLLDFSVMRDYSFICYAFFGLFATLGFFAPSLYIIPLSRSLGIGKDHSAYILSAMAIAEVFGRIFAGWLLNKKPIRKIYIELICVVLLSVALVAFPFASGFWGLMICSVYFGFMLGTVAGTHIPLLAEDDVVGIERMSSAAGVYVFIQSLAGLAGPPLAGVLVDTTKNYSSAFYSCAAGMVLGAVFLALVRPCKTGLCHHQQQQQQVEEGTAGPPPELPDDFIDMDIGKAENSGKGSDSVV, from the exons ATGACCACCGGGAAAGCCGACTTAACGTGCTCTTGCATCGGtgttttccccccctcctttaCTTGTTGTTATGGCAATTTTTGGCATTTATTCACAGGCCTGGGGTactgcctctccttcctcccgACTGTCACCATTTTATCACAGTATTTTGACAAAAGGCGCTCGCTGGTCACAGCGGTGGCATCTACAGGGGAATGTTTCGCTGTCTTCTCCTTCGCACCAG CAATCACGGCCCTGAAGGAGCAGATTGGCTGGAGGTACAGCATGCTGTCTGTCGGGGTGCTGCAGCTCGGCATCACCGCCTGCGGATCGCTGCTGCGCCCCATCGTCGTCAGAGAGCAGCAAGAAGTGAAAGCACAGCCTCCAGAGGAGTCCACGGAGACAAAGTACATGCTTGAAAACGAGCAAACATGCACCTCAATAGAGTCCATAGACTCAGGAGTCGATATAACTACCTCACCCAGCAATGTGCCTggaaaaaccaaagcagagcCGAAAAGTGAAGAACCAAAGCAACACGGACAGAATCCCGTTGAAAATAGCAGCACCCCCCCAGaaccaaaaaccaaactacTGGATTTCTCTGTGATGAGAGACTATAGCTTTATCTGTTATGCATTCTTTGGCCTGTTTGCAACCCTGGGCTTCTTCGCTCCCTCCCTCTACATCATCCCCCTGAGCCGCAGCCTGGGCATTGGCAAAGACCACTCTGCCTACATCCTGTCGGCCATGGCCATCGCCGAGGTCTTCGGGAGGATTTTTGCGGGCTGGCTTCTCAACAAGAAGCCCATCCGCAAGATCTACATCGAGCTCATCTGCGTCGTCCTGCTGTCGGTAGCATTGGTTGCCTTCCCTTTTGCCTCCGGATTCTGGGGCTTGATGATATGTAGCGTTTATTTTGGGTTCATGCTCGGCACGGTGGCGGGCACACATATTCCCCTCCTGGCTGAAGACGACGTGGTTGGCATCGAGAGGAtgtcctctgcagctggagTCTACGTCTTCATTCAAAGCTTAGCTGGGTTGGCTGGACCACCCCTTGCAG GTGTCTTAGTGGATACGACAAAGAACTACAGCTCAGCCTTCtactcctgtgctgctggcatgGTCCTGGGGGCCGTGTTTCTGGCCCTGGTGAGGCCGTGCAAGACTGGGCTgtgccaccaccagcagcagcagcagcaggtggagGAGGGCACGGCGGGGCCGCCACCAGAACTACCAGATGACTTTATAGACATGGAtattggaaaagcagaaaattcaggaaaagGCTCCGACAGCGtggtataa